The genomic DNA GGAAGAAAGGCAATTGCCAAACTTCCCACTGAAACTGAACTTGCCTTTGAATACAATGTTAATAGAGCGGTGATACAAGGAGCAATGAAGCAGTTATGTGAAGAAGGGTACCTATACAGAAGACCGAAACTTGGGACGTTTATATCGCAAAAGAAAAAAGATACTCTCCGAATAGCATATTATGAACCTAGTCCAGCTCACTACTTAATGAAGAAAATATTTTCTCTGTTTGAGAAATCACATCCCAACATCTCTATTGAAGGGACAGAATTCCCTGCCTCAGAAGAATATCCAGGAAACATTGCCGAACTGATTTCCGATAATAAGGTTGATGTTATAAAGGTAAGCGAATCACTATTCAGAAACTTTGATGCTCCTAATCAGTTTCATTCTTTAAATGGATATGCCAAACAATGCAAAGATAACACTTATCTTAAGCCATGGAATGCGTTCAAATCTGCAAATACTCATTATGGTTTTCCAATAGCTTTCTCTCCTGTTGTAATGGCGTATAACAAGAACATATTCGACAAGGCGGGCACTAGCTATCCAAAAGATGGATGGAACTGGAATGATTTTTTAGATAAGGCGAAAAAATTAACTGGTTCTGACAGATATGGATTTCTATTTTCCTCAACTCTTAACCGCTGGCCCGCTTTTATCTTCCAGAATGAAGGGAAATTACTCAGAGATGATGGAAAGTCTTTTGATCTATCCAGCGCTGAATCTCAAGAAGCAATAAGCTTCATACAAAATCTAATGCACAAGTGGAAAGCAGCCCCTGTATTTGGGGATCCATCGGAAAAGACTTCCTCTCTTTTTTCAAGGGATAAGATTGCAATGATGATGGCAAGTTACTATGAATTCAGTATTCTTA from bacterium includes the following:
- a CDS encoding extracellular solute-binding protein; amino-acid sequence: MDAIEIESKTPLYLQMKKILKKRFLSGRKAIAKLPTETELAFEYNVNRAVIQGAMKQLCEEGYLYRRPKLGTFISQKKKDTLRIAYYEPSPAHYLMKKIFSLFEKSHPNISIEGTEFPASEEYPGNIAELISDNKVDVIKVSESLFRNFDAPNQFHSLNGYAKQCKDNTYLKPWNAFKSANTHYGFPIAFSPVVMAYNKNIFDKAGTSYPKDGWNWNDFLDKAKKLTGSDRYGFLFSSTLNRWPAFIFQNEGKLLRDDGKSFDLSSAESQEAISFIQNLMHKWKAAPVFGDPSEKTSSLFSRDKIAMMMASYYEFSILNKIKDFSWDIAPLPEKKCKATLLLVDGFVISRKTTNFNLASEFLKFIQSETVQEYIRSFKTLVPVNKNIAEKDDRKTPKNYKIYKQVLPYAELLNLAHHGTQIEILEEETNLLWHGLQSYEEMCEHIKNRQNTK